A region of Coturnix japonica isolate 7356 chromosome 15, Coturnix japonica 2.1, whole genome shotgun sequence DNA encodes the following proteins:
- the RSRC2 gene encoding arginine/serine-rich coiled-coil protein 2 isoform X2 yields the protein MPPVLPEHQSITIQDRVHGRGKEGGSQMLKEENTEAGAEAKRTNFFLKQARRHESKEKSSKKHKSEDHNDKEHSSDKGRDSLNSSENGEDRHKRKERKSSRGRSHSRSRSRERRHRSRSRDRKKSRSRSRERKRRVRSRSRSRSRHRHRSRSRSRTRSRSRERKKRIEKPRRFSRSHSRSPSPPPFRGRNTAMDAQEALARRLERAKKLQEQREKEMVEKQKQQEMAAAAAATGGSVINVAALLASGTQVTPQIAMAAQMAALQAKALAETGIAVPSYYNPAAVNPMKFAEQEKKRKMLWQGKKEGDKSQSAEIWEKLNFGNKDQNVKFRKLMGIKSEDEAGCSSVDEESYKTLKQQEEVFRNLDAQYEMARSQTHTQRGMGLGFTSSMRGMDAV from the exons ATGCCTCCAGTTCTCCCAGAACATCAAAGCATCACTATTCAAGATCGCGTTCACGGTCGAGGGAAAGAAGGCGGAAGTCAG atgctgaaggaagaaaacacagaagccGGAGCAGAAGCAAAGAG AACCAACTTCTTCTTAAAACAGGCAAGAAGACACGAATCCAAAGAGAAGTCCTCCAAGAAGCACAAATCTGAAGACCACAATGACAAAGAACATTCTTCTGACAAGGGAAGAGACAGCCTAAACTCATCCGAAAATGGTGAGGATAGACATAAACGCAAAGAGAGAAAGTCATCAAGAGGGAGGAGTCATTCAAGATCCAGGTCTCGTGAAAG ACGTCATCGCAGTAGAAGTCGTGATAGGAAAAAATCCCGATCTcgcagcagagagagaaagcgCCGTGTAAGATCTCGTTCTAGATCAAGATCTAGACACAGGCACAGAAGCAGAAGTAGAAGCAGAACTAGGAGCAGAAGCAG AGAGCGAAAGAAAAGAATCGAAAAGCCGCGCAGATTCAGCAGAAGTCATAGCAGGAGTCCAAGTCCACCACCTTTTCGAGGTCGAAATACAGCTATGGATGCACAGGAAGCATTAGCCAGAAG GTtggaaagagcaaagaaactgcaagaacagagagagaaagaaatggttgaaaaacagaagcaacaggAAATGGCTGCAG cagctgcagccactggAGGTTCTGTTATTAACGTTGCTGCTCTTCTGGCATCGGGAACACAAGTAACTCCTCAAATAGCAATGGCAGCTCAAATGGCAGCACTACAAGCAAAAGCACTAGCAGAGACTGGAATAGCTGTACCTAGCTATTATAACCCAGCAGCAGTGAACCCAATGAAATTTgcagagcaagagaaaaaacGGAAGATGCTTTGGCAAGGCAAAAAGGAAGGG GATAAATCACAGTCTGCAGAAATATGGGAAAAATTGAATTTCGGAAACAAGGACCAAAATGTCAAATTCAGAAAACTGATGGGCATTAAG AGCGAGGATGAAGCTGGCTGTAGTTCAGTTGATGAAGAGAGCTACAAAACGCTGAAACAACAGGAAGAGGTTTTCAGAAATCTAGATGCACAGTATGAGATGGCGAGGTCGCAGACACATACGCAAAGAggaatggggttggggtttACATCTTCAATGCGAGGAATGGATGCAGTTTGA
- the RSRC2 gene encoding arginine/serine-rich coiled-coil protein 2 isoform X4: MGSDTERDGVVPEKTSPEREKKKEQSDASSSPRTSKHHYSRSRSRSRERRRKSDAEGRKHRSRSRSKEARRHESKEKSSKKHKSEDHNDKEHSSDKGRDSLNSSENGEDRHKRKERKSSRGRSHSRSRSRERRHRSRSRDRKKSRSRSRERKRRVRSRSRSRSRHRHRSRSRSRTRSRSRERKKRIEKPRRFSRSHSRSPSPPPFRGRNTAMDAQEALARRLERAKKLQEQREKEMVEKQKQQEMAAAAAATGGSVINVAALLASGTQVTPQIAMAAQMAALQAKALAETGIAVPSYYNPAAVNPMKFAEQEKKRKMLWQGKKEGDKSQSAEIWEKLNFGNKDQNVKFRKLMGIKSEDEAGCSSVDEESYKTLKQQEEVFRNLDAQYEMARSQTHTQRGMGLGFTSSMRGMDAV; the protein is encoded by the exons ATG GGTAGTGACACCGAACGAGATGGAGTAGTCCCAGAAAAGACCTCtccagaaagggagaaaaaaaaggaacaatcAGATGCCTCCAGTTCTCCCAGAACATCAAAGCATCACTATTCAAGATCGCGTTCACGGTCGAGGGAAAGAAGGCGGAAGTCAG atgctgaaggaagaaaacacagaagccGGAGCAGAAGCAAAGAG GCAAGAAGACACGAATCCAAAGAGAAGTCCTCCAAGAAGCACAAATCTGAAGACCACAATGACAAAGAACATTCTTCTGACAAGGGAAGAGACAGCCTAAACTCATCCGAAAATGGTGAGGATAGACATAAACGCAAAGAGAGAAAGTCATCAAGAGGGAGGAGTCATTCAAGATCCAGGTCTCGTGAAAG ACGTCATCGCAGTAGAAGTCGTGATAGGAAAAAATCCCGATCTcgcagcagagagagaaagcgCCGTGTAAGATCTCGTTCTAGATCAAGATCTAGACACAGGCACAGAAGCAGAAGTAGAAGCAGAACTAGGAGCAGAAGCAG AGAGCGAAAGAAAAGAATCGAAAAGCCGCGCAGATTCAGCAGAAGTCATAGCAGGAGTCCAAGTCCACCACCTTTTCGAGGTCGAAATACAGCTATGGATGCACAGGAAGCATTAGCCAGAAG GTtggaaagagcaaagaaactgcaagaacagagagagaaagaaatggttgaaaaacagaagcaacaggAAATGGCTGCAG cagctgcagccactggAGGTTCTGTTATTAACGTTGCTGCTCTTCTGGCATCGGGAACACAAGTAACTCCTCAAATAGCAATGGCAGCTCAAATGGCAGCACTACAAGCAAAAGCACTAGCAGAGACTGGAATAGCTGTACCTAGCTATTATAACCCAGCAGCAGTGAACCCAATGAAATTTgcagagcaagagaaaaaacGGAAGATGCTTTGGCAAGGCAAAAAGGAAGGG GATAAATCACAGTCTGCAGAAATATGGGAAAAATTGAATTTCGGAAACAAGGACCAAAATGTCAAATTCAGAAAACTGATGGGCATTAAG AGCGAGGATGAAGCTGGCTGTAGTTCAGTTGATGAAGAGAGCTACAAAACGCTGAAACAACAGGAAGAGGTTTTCAGAAATCTAGATGCACAGTATGAGATGGCGAGGTCGCAGACACATACGCAAAGAggaatggggttggggtttACATCTTCAATGCGAGGAATGGATGCAGTTTGA
- the RSRC2 gene encoding arginine/serine-rich coiled-coil protein 2 isoform X3 produces the protein MIRTNFFLKQARRHESKEKSSKKHKSEDHNDKEHSSDKGRDSLNSSENGEDRHKRKERKSSRGRSHSRSRSRERRHRSRSRDRKKSRSRSRERKRRVRSRSRSRSRHRHRSRSRSRTRSRSRERKKRIEKPRRFSRSHSRSPSPPPFRGRNTAMDAQEALARRLERAKKLQEQREKEMVEKQKQQEMAAAAAATGGSVINVAALLASGTQVTPQIAMAAQMAALQAKALAETGIAVPSYYNPAAVNPMKFAEQEKKRKMLWQGKKEGDKSQSAEIWEKLNFGNKDQNVKFRKLMGIKSEDEAGCSSVDEESYKTLKQQEEVFRNLDAQYEMARSQTHTQRGMGLGFTSSMRGMDAV, from the exons ATGATAAG AACCAACTTCTTCTTAAAACAGGCAAGAAGACACGAATCCAAAGAGAAGTCCTCCAAGAAGCACAAATCTGAAGACCACAATGACAAAGAACATTCTTCTGACAAGGGAAGAGACAGCCTAAACTCATCCGAAAATGGTGAGGATAGACATAAACGCAAAGAGAGAAAGTCATCAAGAGGGAGGAGTCATTCAAGATCCAGGTCTCGTGAAAG ACGTCATCGCAGTAGAAGTCGTGATAGGAAAAAATCCCGATCTcgcagcagagagagaaagcgCCGTGTAAGATCTCGTTCTAGATCAAGATCTAGACACAGGCACAGAAGCAGAAGTAGAAGCAGAACTAGGAGCAGAAGCAG AGAGCGAAAGAAAAGAATCGAAAAGCCGCGCAGATTCAGCAGAAGTCATAGCAGGAGTCCAAGTCCACCACCTTTTCGAGGTCGAAATACAGCTATGGATGCACAGGAAGCATTAGCCAGAAG GTtggaaagagcaaagaaactgcaagaacagagagagaaagaaatggttgaaaaacagaagcaacaggAAATGGCTGCAG cagctgcagccactggAGGTTCTGTTATTAACGTTGCTGCTCTTCTGGCATCGGGAACACAAGTAACTCCTCAAATAGCAATGGCAGCTCAAATGGCAGCACTACAAGCAAAAGCACTAGCAGAGACTGGAATAGCTGTACCTAGCTATTATAACCCAGCAGCAGTGAACCCAATGAAATTTgcagagcaagagaaaaaacGGAAGATGCTTTGGCAAGGCAAAAAGGAAGGG GATAAATCACAGTCTGCAGAAATATGGGAAAAATTGAATTTCGGAAACAAGGACCAAAATGTCAAATTCAGAAAACTGATGGGCATTAAG AGCGAGGATGAAGCTGGCTGTAGTTCAGTTGATGAAGAGAGCTACAAAACGCTGAAACAACAGGAAGAGGTTTTCAGAAATCTAGATGCACAGTATGAGATGGCGAGGTCGCAGACACATACGCAAAGAggaatggggttggggtttACATCTTCAATGCGAGGAATGGATGCAGTTTGA
- the RSRC2 gene encoding arginine/serine-rich coiled-coil protein 2 isoform X1, giving the protein MAGSDTERDGVVPEKTSPEREKKKEQSDASSSPRTSKHHYSRSRSRSRERRRKSDAEGRKHRSRSRSKEARRHESKEKSSKKHKSEDHNDKEHSSDKGRDSLNSSENGEDRHKRKERKSSRGRSHSRSRSRERRHRSRSRDRKKSRSRSRERKRRVRSRSRSRSRHRHRSRSRSRTRSRSRERKKRIEKPRRFSRSHSRSPSPPPFRGRNTAMDAQEALARRLERAKKLQEQREKEMVEKQKQQEMAAAAAATGGSVINVAALLASGTQVTPQIAMAAQMAALQAKALAETGIAVPSYYNPAAVNPMKFAEQEKKRKMLWQGKKEGDKSQSAEIWEKLNFGNKDQNVKFRKLMGIKSEDEAGCSSVDEESYKTLKQQEEVFRNLDAQYEMARSQTHTQRGMGLGFTSSMRGMDAV; this is encoded by the exons ATGGCG GGTAGTGACACCGAACGAGATGGAGTAGTCCCAGAAAAGACCTCtccagaaagggagaaaaaaaaggaacaatcAGATGCCTCCAGTTCTCCCAGAACATCAAAGCATCACTATTCAAGATCGCGTTCACGGTCGAGGGAAAGAAGGCGGAAGTCAG atgctgaaggaagaaaacacagaagccGGAGCAGAAGCAAAGAG GCAAGAAGACACGAATCCAAAGAGAAGTCCTCCAAGAAGCACAAATCTGAAGACCACAATGACAAAGAACATTCTTCTGACAAGGGAAGAGACAGCCTAAACTCATCCGAAAATGGTGAGGATAGACATAAACGCAAAGAGAGAAAGTCATCAAGAGGGAGGAGTCATTCAAGATCCAGGTCTCGTGAAAG ACGTCATCGCAGTAGAAGTCGTGATAGGAAAAAATCCCGATCTcgcagcagagagagaaagcgCCGTGTAAGATCTCGTTCTAGATCAAGATCTAGACACAGGCACAGAAGCAGAAGTAGAAGCAGAACTAGGAGCAGAAGCAG AGAGCGAAAGAAAAGAATCGAAAAGCCGCGCAGATTCAGCAGAAGTCATAGCAGGAGTCCAAGTCCACCACCTTTTCGAGGTCGAAATACAGCTATGGATGCACAGGAAGCATTAGCCAGAAG GTtggaaagagcaaagaaactgcaagaacagagagagaaagaaatggttgaaaaacagaagcaacaggAAATGGCTGCAG cagctgcagccactggAGGTTCTGTTATTAACGTTGCTGCTCTTCTGGCATCGGGAACACAAGTAACTCCTCAAATAGCAATGGCAGCTCAAATGGCAGCACTACAAGCAAAAGCACTAGCAGAGACTGGAATAGCTGTACCTAGCTATTATAACCCAGCAGCAGTGAACCCAATGAAATTTgcagagcaagagaaaaaacGGAAGATGCTTTGGCAAGGCAAAAAGGAAGGG GATAAATCACAGTCTGCAGAAATATGGGAAAAATTGAATTTCGGAAACAAGGACCAAAATGTCAAATTCAGAAAACTGATGGGCATTAAG AGCGAGGATGAAGCTGGCTGTAGTTCAGTTGATGAAGAGAGCTACAAAACGCTGAAACAACAGGAAGAGGTTTTCAGAAATCTAGATGCACAGTATGAGATGGCGAGGTCGCAGACACATACGCAAAGAggaatggggttggggtttACATCTTCAATGCGAGGAATGGATGCAGTTTGA